In the Juglans microcarpa x Juglans regia isolate MS1-56 chromosome 6D, Jm3101_v1.0, whole genome shotgun sequence genome, one interval contains:
- the LOC121234058 gene encoding probable E3 ubiquitin-protein ligase RHA4A, with product MGLPQTPDPHLSQAVQLKLYQAFIFSIPILFSIILLLLFYLFYLKRRASSLSSPPPMLPTSSNPASSFASSCQVGLKGNIKDKLSPILFEEESRTREWQCCVCLGEFEIKEELLQIPLCKHVFHIECIHLWLHSNSTCPLCRCLVTPTKLHNPPPPSISEPLQQDSATSTHTPPTQSSEQQQQQQEEEEDGAMSNITNSSRDHTLIAIE from the exons ATGGGTCTTCCTCAAACTCCCGACCCACACCTTTCTCAGGCAGTTCAACTTAAACTTTACCAAGCTTTCATATTCTCAATTCCGATCCTTTTTTCCATTATTCTCCTTCTGCTGTTTTACTTGTTCTACCTCAAGAGAAGGGCTTCCAGTCTCTCATCTCCTCCACCAATGCTTCCAACAAGTTCTAATCCTGCTAGTTCTTTTGCCTCC TCTTGTCAAGTGGGTTTGAAGGGAAATATCAAGGACAAGCTTTCACCAATCTTATTCGAGGAGGAATCAAGGACAAGGGAATGGCA ATGTTGTGTTTGCCTTGGAGAGTTCGAGATCAAAGAAGAGTTGCTCCAAATTCCACTATGCAAGCATGTGTTTCATATTGAATGCATCCATCTCTGGCTGCACTCAAACTCAACTTGTCCACTTTGTAGATGCTTGGTCACCCCCACAAAACTTCACAATCCCCCTCCACCAAGTATATCTGAGCCTCTCCAGCAAGATAGCGCAACTTCTACCCATACCCCACCGACTCAATCGTCggaacagcagcagcagcaacaagaagaagaagaagacggtGCTATGTCAAACATCACTAATTCATCGAGAGATCACACTCTGATAGCTATTGAATGA